A window of the Pristiophorus japonicus isolate sPriJap1 chromosome 13, sPriJap1.hap1, whole genome shotgun sequence genome harbors these coding sequences:
- the LOC139278633 gene encoding ubiquitin-conjugating enzyme E2 N-like encodes MKSMLPRRISKETQRLSAEPVPGIQAEADESNARYFHVVIAGPQDSPFEGGTFKLELFLPQEYPMAAPKVRFMTKIYHPNVDKLGRICLDILKDKWSPALQIRTVLLSIQALLSAPNPDDPLANDVAEQWKSNEAQAIETARTWTRLYASGNGRS; translated from the exons GAAACCCAGCGTTTGAGCGCAGAGCCAGTGCCTGGTATACAGGCGGAAGCAGATGAATCCAATGCACGCTACTTTCATGTTGTTATAGCTGGTCCACAGGACTCCCCGTTTGAGGGTGGAACTTTTAAACTTGAACTATTTCTTCCACAAGAATATCCTATGGCTGCTCCAAAGGTTCGCTTCATGACCAAAATATATCACCCAAATGTAGACAAGCTGGGCAGAATCTGTTTAGATATTCTGAAAG ATAAGTGGTCCCCAGCATTGCAGATTCGTACAGTGCTGCTATCAATCCAGGCATTGTTAAGTGCTCCAAATCCAGATGATCCATTAGCAAATGACGTAGCTGAACAATGGAAGAGCAATGAAGCCCAAGCCATAGAGACAG CCAGAACATGGACTAGGCTATATGCCAGTGGGAACGGCAGAAGTTGA